The DNA window GCACTTTTCATTTTCCTGTGAACTAAATTGTTATTAAGGAATgaataaatgaatttgaaaatcagaatcgatcttctaataaaataatttttattaaatcaataaaGAAGTATTACCTATTTTAGGTGCATACATCAAATAGTATATATGTAAATTATTCAACTCAAATTTAAAGCATAATtccaaaatacaaaataatggaaaacgcaTAATGTTTCTGTTCCAAATTAATATGCAGTTTAGCATACATACAAGAATTAAAAcaattactttattttaaaaaaattaaaaatatgtagTGCTAATGACTAATGAGGacataatttagaataaatagGACATAAATATAGCTTATCAATTTAGGTTAGGACTGGAGAAGTATGATGTATCTATTAATTGTAAAAAGAAATATTGTGATGTAAATATTtagaataaataataatcatcATATTTTGAAAgctatttttaaatgaatttctCAGAGTCGTTGTTGCATAAAAAACTATCAGAACAAGATATATTCCATCTAAGCAGAACCTGCAGATCATAAACATAAACAATAAAATAGTCAATAATAAAGCATTCTTTTTTTATAGATGGGTGGTTAAAGTTAGGAGAACAATGGTAACTTTAGGAGCAAAGTATCAATCCGGTCCCTAAATTACAATTCAGGCTCAAATTACTTAATATcgcaattttaatcaattaatggCAACATTCTTTACTTTTAGATCAATTAAAGACACGTTGAATAATATAATCAAGTTTAGAAACcgagataattttattttattcttaattgatttaaaaataaaaaatattatttttaattaatttaaatataaagagtattattttaattgatgaaaataactaaaaatgaattatttgactctaaatcaaaagtttgaaatttagAGCAGAAAATGCTAAAGGAAATTAGCAATTTTGAAATTGATACCCGACCATAAAGTTATTTGACTAATGGCAAAGAAGGAACTTTTTAATCattgattttaatttcttaaaccACTTCATCATAACAACTCTTATGTCTCTAATCAAAAATAGAACACAACAAAAAGGCCAGAAACTATTGGCCCCATTAATTGGTCAAATTAGAGTATCATCTTTTTCttaaaagtaattatttatatgttaGACAATGAAGAGAAAATGCCAAAGGAATAATCAATTAAAGATAAAGAGAATAAAATTGAGccacaatatttaaaaaaaatgaggtccaaaaataaaagaaaaaacaagaaaCAAGAATTCAAAaggataaaaagaaagaaaaaagcaTATATGAGATAGCAATCGAAGAAGCATACCTTGTTTATATGTCTCCCCCATGCCCTTGTCCTACTCTCTAGGATGTGATCACCTCAAATTCTTACCTAAACTTAGATGGTGAGCATCGGTCTATTCGGTTAAAAGCTGGTCGGTTTaactaaacaaattaattaaatcatttaTATTTATGACCGAATAGactgaattaattaaaattttaaaaatataaatcagttaatttaattaatttgatttggttaaactaaaacaaatatgtataatatatatcgtaaaaaaataactatttgaTTCTTctgattaattagaattttcaattgtaatataatcaaaaaaaattattaatcgaACTAACCAAACTAGCTAAAaatctttaattaaaatagattgaTGAATTCGGTTTAACCGACTTTTCGCTCACCCTACCCAAACCGAATTCATAATTGGATTACACTTGCAAAGAACAATGAGCATCCTCATCCATCTTCACAAAATTACTCTTTCAATgcctcaacttttttttttgataattgggaaaAGGAGAAGCGCTTGCGGGAGGAATCGATCCCCCGACCTAAACGAATTACTGCTAAAtgttataccatttgagttataacttatTAGTTCAATCCCTCAATTTTTGTTTGGAGTAGTTTTTCaaaatggtatttttttattcaattaatttacaaatataatcaCATGCAATGCAACATCATCAATCAAAATAATAGACAGCTAAATACATCTGTACTTGacggaaatttttttaaaaaatctctaTTGATTACCTCCTCTTTCTTTTTACCTTaccattacaaaacaaagaaCCCAAACCAAAAAGATTAACCGTTCCTCTAGAAATATACGGTGGCGGTAAATTCAAAACCGTCGCGATTCGAACTCCGTTGCCACCGTAAGATCCACATTTCCTTAAAGAAGGACGTTTTTGCCCCGAGATACTATTATTATAGCCGTAGAACTCACCAAAACTCGCAACGGACGGAGACTTCCTACTCGGAACAGAATGCTGTTTTTGCAACTGAGGCTGTTTCTGATTTTCTTTAGCAAACAACAATGCCGGTTTTGGACGACTCGGAGCTGAACCTGTCGACTTACTTCTCgaaagaaactgaaaagatCGAATCAAACCTTTCGTTCGAGTTGTGCTATCGCAATTCAAACTGTTACTTCTCTTGAATTGCCAGAAAGATCTATTATTCACTACTGGTTTGTTGTGATCATCTGCATCAATGCTCATTGACAAGAACTCTTTCAAGAGCTTCTTCTGTTCCGTATTGTTCTCCGGTTGTTGCTGATGATTGGtcgaaatcgaaacgtttttatgTTTCTTGATTTCGATAGGCAAGATCTTGCCATTGGAGAAAAGCTCGTCAGCAGAAGAGAATTCTTGAACGAAGCTATTGCTGATGCAGAAGTTGAAATCAGTGTCTAATAAAGACGAGTCTAATCGAGCACGACGGAAATCTTGGATTGATGATATAGAATGAGATTCTTGATTGAGATCGTGGGAGAATGAGATTCTTGGACTGATTAACGCTATATTTGGAATATCGGAGCAGATATCTACGGCCATTGTTGCGAAAATTCAAGAAACGATCTTGTTTGAAATTCAAGAAACGACCGGTATTAAGTAACAAGAACTTGGTATGGTTTTAAATTCAAGAAAGCGGGGTAATTAAAGGTTTGAAAAACACCAAGAAATAGTAGAAAATGCTGGGGATTTTGGAGTCAAGAAAGAAATCTTGGAATGAAAAGTCAGAAATTGCAGCTTTGGCTTTTGCTTTTGTGCCTAAGCTATAAGAGCAAGAAATTATGGTATGCAGAAATGAAAGAAATTAGTATAATTGAAGCACCGAAAGGCTATAAAGAAGAAATTCTAGTTATCTAGAAATGGTTTCCAAGGAAACTTTTACTTTTAAGGAATTAGTGAAGACCCTTTAActtgtatatatatacactagaAACTAATAGTACTAAGTACTAATTTAAATATGTATAGCACTAATGGATATATATGTGCATTTATATAGTTGCAAGCTATTTTTTGGTATAGATAATAATTGACAAAATGTGAGCTAGTAAAAAACTTGTGTGGCAGCCTATAGATTCGATTGTTATGAGATAATAATGGAGTTGTTTTTGTTTAGGGGTGGATCTTAACTAagcttaataaaatattaggttCGTTTGGTTTAAGATCATATGGATCCAAATGAAAATTGAAAGAAGAATGTGGGGAGTgaaaatatatagaaaataattgATTGTGTGGTTTTATTTGGTTTGGCTGTCAGCTTTTGCTGGTAGCTCATATCTGATCAGACtgcagtcgaccctctaatagttaatattctataaattaataattttaataattaatagaaaattgagaacCGATTTCGTTCCACGtcagataattaataattctattatttaataattaataaaatttaaaatatattttacatgaatattaattattagagagatttttttaaagaaatatataacaattgatgatttatttgaggtaatactaaccttaattcataaagtggaagttaagATACCATtaaattatgactttcttattttttttgagaaatttaaaaaaaagttattagataaacaaattaaaataagtaaggtatctctagtataaaaaaaattaaaaattattttactttatgaatacaacttcttaataattattttttaggttgatatcaattgatatttcttaaattgaatatacaaatatttcttttaaattgagtgattataaagtgtatttagttagtttttttataatataatattaatattaggtctattaatatagatgct is part of the Mercurialis annua linkage group LG3, ddMerAnnu1.2, whole genome shotgun sequence genome and encodes:
- the LOC126672785 gene encoding uncharacterized protein LOC126672785; its protein translation is MAVDICSDIPNIALISPRISFSHDLNQESHSISSIQDFRRARLDSSLLDTDFNFCISNSFVQEFSSADELFSNGKILPIEIKKHKNVSISTNHQQQPENNTEQKKLLKEFLSMSIDADDHNKPVVNNRSFWQFKRSNSLNCDSTTRTKGLIRSFQFLSRSKSTGSAPSRPKPALLFAKENQKQPQLQKQHSVPSRKSPSVASFGEFYGYNNSISGQKRPSLRKCGSYGGNGVRIATVLNLPPPYISRGTVNLFGLGSLFCNGSA